A window of Fragaria vesca subsp. vesca linkage group LG7, FraVesHawaii_1.0, whole genome shotgun sequence contains these coding sequences:
- the LOC101292648 gene encoding uncharacterized protein LOC101292648, with translation MEKGKLIRLDEGWASVAIDSLDSFGNVEGYDFWFLDQLLPHCNKIQLTHIENSTKGVDLTPITDKLWKNFFKRDFGDRALDETMEKMKMKKVSFRWSELYQAKSRSLETKEKEVGERLKKMYEKEDARKQSRQVKVLDKVPPSNTRIGVINKGLSKGRKSNQMMNKIKKQYENSLAKRNLDFVKMKRTAVAARCSDLIKEPRMTVQAMNVDF, from the coding sequence ATGGAGAAAGGAAAGTTGATCCGTCTCGATGAAGGCTGGGCCTCCGTCGCCATAGACAGTCTCGATTCTTTTGGCAACGTTGAGGGCTACGACTTCTGGTTTCTCGATCAGTTGTTGCCACACTGCAACAAAATTCAGTTGACTCACATCGAGAACTCCACCAAAGGTGTCGACCTGACTCCGATCACCGACAAGCTGTGGAAGAACTTCTTCAAGAGAGACTTCGGTGACAGAGCTCTGGATGAGACAATGGAGAAGATGAAGATGAAGAAGGTGAGCTTCAGGTGGTCGGAGCTGTACCAAGCCAAGTCCAGGAGTTTGGAAACAAAGGAGAAAGAAGTGGGTGAGAGGTTGAAGAAGATGTACGAGAAAGAAGATGCTCGGAAACAAAGCCGACAAGTGAAGGTTCTGGACAAGGTTCCTCCAAGCAATACGAGAATTGGCGTCATCAACAAAGGGTTGAGCAAAGGGAGGAAAAGCAATCAAATGATGAACAAAATCAAGAAGCAGTATGAAAATAGTTTGGCGAAGAGGAATCTTGATTTTGTGAAGATGAAGAGAACTGCAGTTGCTGCCAGGTGTTCTGATCTCATCAAAGAGCCAAGAATGACTGTTCAAGCAATGAACGTCGATTTTTGA